In Pseudobdellovibrionaceae bacterium, the following proteins share a genomic window:
- a CDS encoding nucleotidyltransferase domain-containing protein, with protein MIKSVLKKHSDQIELAFIYGSMARGEEIATSDVDVMIVGKLKLSDFVSALKRAEKSLDREINPTIFSPKEFALKASKGDSFVKTVCEGEKIFLKGNPDELAALVE; from the coding sequence GTGATTAAATCGGTTTTGAAAAAGCATTCGGATCAAATAGAACTCGCTTTTATCTACGGCTCAATGGCCAGGGGCGAAGAGATAGCTACGAGTGATGTAGACGTCATGATTGTTGGCAAGCTTAAGCTTTCCGACTTTGTTTCGGCACTAAAGAGGGCTGAGAAATCGCTCGACCGAGAGATCAATCCGACAATTTTTTCGCCGAAAGAGTTTGCATTAAAGGCCAGTAAAGGAGACTCATTTGTCAAAACGGTCTGCGAAGGTGAAAAAATATTCTTGAAGGGAAACCCTGATGAGCTTGCAGCCTTGGTTGAATAA
- a CDS encoding nucleotidyl transferase AbiEii/AbiGii toxin family protein, translating into MEIRSSIEKFHLLWCSQLAAKVDRKLWCLKGGCNLRFFFNSIRYSEDIDLDVVTVQPQTLKRNVDKILNSKDFQTLLISRGLELVDWSAPKQTDTTQRWKAAIGINGLSTPIPTKIEFSRRTPDISNSAVEFVNSQITQYHKLQPLLIQHYNPAKATKQKIQALKGRVETQARDIIDLKFLKDSFPESQQLVLSAQDKELCGDVLMSIGYDDFMSQVWPYLMTEYQDYYQIPKVWDQIQEDVLLFIQNLPEKE; encoded by the coding sequence ATGGAAATCAGATCATCTATCGAAAAGTTTCATTTGTTGTGGTGCTCCCAGCTGGCAGCCAAAGTCGACAGAAAGCTTTGGTGCCTTAAGGGGGGCTGTAACTTACGCTTTTTCTTCAACTCTATCAGGTATTCAGAAGACATCGACCTAGATGTCGTCACCGTTCAGCCTCAAACACTAAAAAGAAACGTCGATAAGATCCTCAACTCTAAGGATTTTCAAACGCTCCTGATCAGCCGTGGCCTGGAGCTCGTCGATTGGTCGGCGCCAAAACAGACCGACACCACCCAACGCTGGAAAGCCGCGATAGGGATCAATGGCCTCAGCACTCCGATTCCAACTAAAATCGAATTTTCGCGGCGAACACCTGATATCTCAAACAGCGCGGTGGAGTTCGTCAATAGTCAGATCACCCAGTACCACAAGCTCCAGCCCCTGTTGATTCAACACTACAATCCCGCCAAAGCAACCAAACAGAAGATTCAGGCCCTGAAGGGGCGAGTCGAGACTCAGGCTCGTGACATTATCGACCTGAAATTTCTCAAAGACTCTTTTCCTGAATCTCAGCAGCTGGTTTTATCAGCGCAAGACAAAGAACTCTGTGGAGATGTTCTCATGTCCATTGGTTATGACGACTTCATGTCTCAGGTATGGCCCTACTTGATGACTGAATACCAAGATTATTACCAAATTCCCAAGGTTTGGGATCAAATCCAAGAAGACGTTTTGCTGTTTATCCAAAACCTGCCGGAGAAAGAGTGA
- a CDS encoding mobile mystery protein B has protein sequence MKLVYPPGATPLDPNETAGLIPNYITTQGELNELEGKNIENALLWLGQKKRTDILNTTFALDLHKQMFGDVWKWAGKQRTSNKNIGVMSEQIMNQLGLLFSDTRHWIENQTFSWDEIGVRFHSRLVGIHIFPNGNGRHARLMTDVLLEMNNLTPFTWGANLNSNPVDIEGPTREAYISALKEADLGNFDPLLKFVRA, from the coding sequence ATGAAGCTCGTCTACCCGCCCGGGGCCACACCTCTTGATCCCAATGAGACTGCTGGATTAATCCCCAACTACATTACGACTCAAGGCGAGCTCAATGAACTTGAGGGCAAAAACATCGAAAACGCTCTTCTCTGGCTTGGTCAAAAAAAACGAACGGACATTCTCAACACAACATTCGCCTTGGACCTTCACAAGCAAATGTTTGGCGATGTCTGGAAGTGGGCCGGAAAACAACGGACTTCCAACAAAAACATCGGCGTCATGTCTGAACAGATCATGAACCAGTTGGGACTTCTGTTTAGTGATACTCGTCATTGGATCGAGAATCAGACATTTTCCTGGGATGAAATCGGCGTTCGCTTCCATTCTCGGCTCGTCGGGATTCACATTTTCCCTAACGGGAATGGGCGACATGCGCGTCTGATGACAGACGTTTTACTTGAAATGAACAACCTGACCCCATTTACTTGGGGGGCCAATTTAAACTCCAATCCAGTCGACATCGAAGGACCTACCCGTGAGGCGTACATCTCGGCCCTTAAGGAAGCCGATCTCGGCAATTTCGATCCGCTGTTGAAGTTTGTCAGGGCCTAA